In Rosa rugosa chromosome 4, drRosRugo1.1, whole genome shotgun sequence, the genomic stretch CAGTGACCAGTGCAGCGACATGGGCAGTGACAAAGACATTGAACAATGACAAAATGCTGAAATTTTCTCGCATCatcccacatgtaattcaaacaaaactaacatggaaattcattttgtcatcaaattccacatgtaattcaaacagaaatcatcattttctctcatTAGATTCCGCATGTAATTTAAACAAGTCTCACCATTTTCTCATCAgattccacatgtaattcaaacaaatgtcgcatgcaaattcattttctgatgagactccacatgtaattgaaatatgtcttttctaattcaaacaaaacgcaagctattcaaatcgaaattatatgaaagaaggaggaggaagttACCGGTAAATTTTCGGTAAATTTgtagaaccctagaatttgggATTTAGTCGGTGAATCACTCTTGCTTACCCACCGTTTACGGTGGAGGAAAGCAGTCGTTGTCCGCTGTTTTAGccggagagaaaatctttgagcAGTTTCTCTGAGTTTAGGGCAAAAATCGTATAAAGTTTCTCtgagttttgaaattgtgaaaATGAACCAAGAGAAATAGTCGCGCTCGGGTTAGATAACTGCCACTGGCAGTTTACTTGTAGTTGAATGGTTAGATAGGTAATTTCAAACATAGAaagtgacataagcagtgactTTAATTTTTACAGGTACTTGTACTTGTTCTATTTATTGGCTCATGACATTAGTTTTtaaagttacttggccagttactttatagggtacataaggacatgaattttttttacagttacttgctttatgtattggttcatgacattagcttttacagatttttaattgaaacttaaactttgtttgttgttgtgcagcggaacgctgcagttgcggtgcagcggcacgctgcatttaaaaataaaaagatcagtttggtaatgtcttgtcttttgctagtgagtgactttgtcagttactttgccagtgacttggccagttactttatagggtgcataaggacatgaatttttttacagttactttgccagtgacttggccagttactttataggctaCATAAGGACATGagtttttttacagttacttgctttatgtattggctcatgacattaccttttacaattatttttgcCAAATCATGGCTGATTACTTGTTCAGTGTCTTGCTATAAGATCTGTAGACTTATTGATTGACTCGTTTAGTGTCTAGGCTAGTTACTTGGGCAGTTACGTTGTCAGTGACTTTGCCAGTTACTTGAGACgtacagtgacttgaccagtgacttggtctatGACATACAGGTTGCCATTTCCAGTGACATTCAGTGTCTCTGTAACTTAGCTAGTTACTTACTTTAAAAGGTACCTAAGTACATGAATTCGTTTCAGAAGATCATATCAAACAAACTTTTATATACTGAAGCAATATCtgcaagaaaatattaaaaaattgaaattccgaTTGAACAAATGAATGGATATATATGATGAATCAATTCGAAAAAACTATATAACCTATCCTATTCCCTAAACAAATTTCTACGATTCTTCATGTGTTGAGTTCCAGCTGTGCCTACTTTCTGCAAATGACTTTACAACATGAGCTCTAAACTTCAAAATATCATCCTTTGTGAGCTTCTTTGGAACTCTCCCTTTTTTCGAAATTGTCTCCATTGTGTACATTACAAAAAGTCCGCAATCCAATCTGTTcatcatataaaaattgaagtaaatgaatTTGAACTTTATAATGATTATATTGACATTTTTAAAGAGCTGTGTACTTACGAATCTTCTCCTTGCTGAGGGCTGTCTTTGAGTTCTGTCACTGCCATTTTTGTTTTATAGTTATTCTTGATCCACTTTATGCTTTCTCTCTCGGTTTCAGTCAATGGAACTTCCATcattttcagttcttcttctgaactgttcttttcatcaaatttcattctGCATCCCTGTTCCAGCATGTCATCGGCTTGTTCTTTTACTACTGTCATCCAAAGTTCTACCATGTCAACCTGCATTTCCAACATCGCAACATAATCAATAATATGCTTTCtgcttaaattaaatatatgaaattagtaTGACGAAAGTGTTCCATACCATTTTTTGTacatttttaaaggattttccaGTTGATGATTTTTTCGGTCTTTTTGAATCACAGTGGTACCAGTTCTTTAATTCCTTGTCAAAAATGAGCAGTGTATGATGAAATCCTGATTCATGTGAGATTGGGAACAATATATAGTTGGATCTTGCCAGATTCTGGAACAGTGGTTCGCATAGGTACAGATGTACATAATACACCgtcaaattttctgcagaattctgtttgtaagaaaaaaagaagacaagttATTATCAATTAAGAATCATTTGCTTTGATTGTAGATTGATAATCGTTCCACTACTTACCCAGCACAAGGGATTCATAAAAGTTGGGACATCCAATCCTTGTGATTCTTTCTCCAACAGCTGATCAGTCAAGAGAATTCCATAACATTCGATGCAATTGCTTGCTATCGGTTCGTCCATGATCATGTCTTTTAAATCCTGTCTTGAAACTTGTGCTCCATACTGTCTTCCATCCCAGAAGTATACTCTGCAAAGAATGAATAGTGTAAGTAACATAGATAGTGATGTCGTTTATTTAACAATCACATGTCCAATGACTTGGCCTGGCCAGTGACTTCCAcagttacatggacagtgacttggccagcgatttacttggccagttactttgtcagttacatggacagtgacttggccagtgacaataagtttaaaatagaactttcgtcttggccagttactttg encodes the following:
- the LOC133741903 gene encoding uncharacterized protein LOC133741903 — its product is MVAQQKLDDVPEDVREAIRQMDAAENAQINKEQEEKQLPPEVVDWEESKVYKFMDQDTKRRVQKYWQNAPSGVYFWDGRQYGAQVSRQDLKDMIMDEPIASNCIECYGILLTDQLLEKESQGLDVPTFMNPLCWNSAENLTVYYVHLYLCEPLFQNLARSNYILFPISHESGFHHTLLIFDKELKNWYHCDSKRPKKSSTGKSFKNVQKMVDMVELWMTVVKEQADDMLEQGCRMKFDEKNSSEEELKMMEVPLTETERESIKWIKNNYKTKMAVTELKDSPQQGEDSLDCGLFVMYTMETISKKGRVPKKLTKDDILKFRAHVVKSFAESRHSWNSTHEES